The candidate division TA06 bacterium genome segment CATCGCGCCACTAGACGCGGCGAGACAGAGAACCGCAATTGAAGCTAGCACCCAGGCTATCTTCATAGACCTCTCCTTGTCGTGTTTTTGATGAAAGTGTGGAGTTATGAGCAGACTTATCTGCCCCACTCTTGTCGGCATGAAATTGAATTGCCTGACCCGCCCATATCCGTGCCATCAATACATCAATATACAGTCGATAGGAACAAGGTCAACAGAAATCTTTTAAGCTCCACACCCTACGAGTGTCGAAATAACTCTTGACACGGAGATGCCATAGGGGTAAGAAAGATGGTGTATGCAGGGGCGTAGTCCTGAGAATGAATGTCCTGACCTTGTTGGGAGTGGATGGAGGTTTGGCAAATGGAGCTTGTGAATGAGCTTCAGGGGCTCAGAGAGCGAGTTCTATGTAACCTAGTCCTGGACAAAATTGCGGGCTGGCCCTTCCGACGACTTGAGAGTGGGATGAAACGGTTTCTGGGACTATGTTTACTTTTCATTATCTTCGAGGCTAGCGAATTGCTGGTCTTCGGCATTGTGAAAATCTCCATACTTCAATCTTTGGTTCCTTCGATCCTAACGGCCTTCATTGCTGCACTTTGTATTCATGTGGTGAGTTGCTGCTACCAGCACACACTTGTTGAGCTCGGGGCAGTTGCCACCACACCGGCCCTCGGGAGTGGTGTTGAGAAAGCGTTGGTCAACTGGTTAAGAAAAACAACAAACATTTGGTTTCAACTCCTCTGGTCGTGTGGAGTAACCGTTGCGGTTATTCTGGCCCTGTATGTTATCAAACAGAGAGCTACTCTTTCGATTCCCTACGGGCCTGGGCTGCTCTTTGGTGCTGGGCTGGTGTTTTTCTGGCTGGGCCAGATTTGGTACTGGGCGGTCTTCGCGCCGTTTGCAACCAGGCTCCTGAGAGGCAGCGATGCATCAGAAATTGGCCTAGACCCACTGTATCCAAATGAAACGCCAATTCTAGTTGCCATGTCCAGAACACTTTCTGTTTATGCACTTTGGCACGGTTTCGTAGCGACACTGTGTCTCATATTGCTATTCACATTGCAGCCCGATTTTGGCGAGGGAGGCACACGATATGTTCTTGTTTTTGTCCTTCTGAGTTATCTGATTAGCTTTTGGACATTCCTGTATCCGCAATTCAATCTCTCCCAGCTTGTCTATCGTGCCAAGCAGGATACCTTGCTCAAGATACGAGCTGAAAGCAGCAAACTGTACGAGAACCTGGACAAATTGGAAAGAGCGGATTTTGAAAGACTGGAGAACCTGAGGGGCCTTCATGACACGGTTAGTAAATGGCGTAATACAGTGGTCGGGTTCTCTGGGCTGCGCTCGTTCATTGCTTCATTGATAATGCCTGCTCTGACAGCGTTTGTTGGGTTCAAGCTGCAATCCTTCATGGCGTAAAACTCACCTCCGGAATCCTAAGCCTAGCTTATCAGGGATATTTCCACTCATCTCGGGATGTGCGTCACGCAACCCCTGCGAACGGAATGGTACCCCCGTCAAACGGGCGGTCGTGGAACGACCGGGGCAGGGTGTGCAGGTGGGAATTTCGAAGGTGGGGGACTGGGTGATGGGAATTTCGTAGTTTCATGTATTAGCCGACGGCTATCTTATGTCTTATATCTGGTTCGAGGGTATTTAGAACACCACTCTATATTTCATATGTCTTTTTCGCAGCTCGGCAACAAGCCTTATTTTCTGCTCACGAAAGAATTCGGGCGTGGTTGCGTGCTGTAGATTGTGTCGGTGGTAGAATCCTTTTATTGAACTCATGTAGTTCATCTTGTCTATCAGGACGTTGTCCACCTTTCCTGCCAGGCTTTCCACAAGTTTCTCCGGGTTTCCTGGCAGGATTGGGCCAACAAAGGCAAATGTTCTGATTCCTTTTGAATGGATTTTCTCCAGGGCGTCCAGTCTCTGCCTTACTGTTGAAGCATTTGGCTCAAACACTTTTGCTATTTTTTCATCACCTGTCGCTATCGTAAATCCTACCTGTATTTCCTGAAGCTCCTGAATTAAATCCAGGTCGCGTAAAACGAGGTCTGATTTGGTCTGAATAGACACAGGGAATTGCTTCTTCACCAGTTCTTTCAAGCATTGTCTCGTTAATTCAAACTTAGCTTCCAGAGGCTGATAGGGGTCGGTCACAGAGGAAATCCAAACATTGCCGCGCTTTGCCCTGATCAACTGCTTGCTCAGGAGTTCAGGAGCATTCACCTTGGCATCCACGAACTGGCCCCAGGGTTCTGTGTGGCCGGAATAACGTTTCATGAACAGACGAGCATAGCAGTATTTGCAGTTGTGCTGACAGCCGGTGTAGGGGTTCAGGCAATAGTCGAAGATCTTTGATTTATTCAGAATACTCTTCGCCCTGACTTCCTTGATTACTAGCATAGTGAGGTGATTCTATTCTAGTCCTGCCTGATAGGGCAAGTGAATAAACGTGCTCGTACGACAGGATTGCATATCCGGGCCCCTGTGATAGATTGCCACGCGCCCTTACGGGTTGCGAGTTTATCCCGCCTGCCCGCCCGGGCCGTTCGACGGCCGGCCGTTTCACGGCCTCCTGAGCAATAGTCGAAGGGAGCCTGTCGAGGTGCAATGACAGGAGGGACTTGTGTACGGGGGGGAAGCAATCGGAAGCTGATAGCTGTCTGTTTGCCCAAGTGGTTTTGAAAAGAGATTGACAAAGATGCGGAACACGGTTTATGCTTTCTGAAACGCAATTGGAGGATTCTATGGCAGTCACTTTGGAAGAGATAAGAAGGTTGCTTCCTGAGGTCCGTGAGGAATTGCTCAGCAAACCGAATGTTATTGGTACAGGGGTAGGGTACAAAGTCGCAGAGGGCAGGCAAACAGAAGAACTGGCTATCATCTGTTCAGTGGAGACAAAAAAGGCCAGGAAGGACCTCACCAATAGAGAATTAGTCCCTCCCAGCATACAGAGTGTTCGCACAGATGTCTATCCGACGGGGATGATCTATGCTTTGCAGGATCCAACTAAGAGATTTCGGCCTGCACCTGGTGGTGTAAGCATCGGGCACTATCTTATCACTGCTGGGACACTGGGTTGTCTGGTAGAGAGGGGTGAGAAGACATACATACTATCCAACAACCACGTACTGGCAAATAGCAATGATGCTTCGATTGGCGATCCAATCCTCCAACCTGGCCCACACGATGGAGGAACCCATCCCCTTGATCATATTGCCAATTTGAGTGAGTTTGTTCCCATCGAGTTCGAAGGAGGGGATAGTGCCTGTCCTGTGGGGCAGGGGATTGCAGCTATTCTGAACGGGCTGGCGAAAATAACCGGTAGCAAAACTCGAGTGCGCTTGGTTAGAAAAGCTTTGGCAGCAAATCTGGTTGATTGTGCAATTGCTGAACCGTTGGACCCGAGGGATGTGAAAAACGAGATACTACATATCGGTAGTGTGAGTGAGATTACTGAGGGAACCCTGGGCATGAGCGTCAAGAAGAGCGGAAGAACGACAGGATTTACTGAGGGAAAGATCGATCAAATTGACGTAACTGTCAGAGTGAGCTATGGCCCAGAGAGAGTAGCGACTTTTGCAGATCAACTTGTGGCGGGGGCGATGAGTCAGGGAGGAGACAGCGGTTCTGCTGTGGTTAGCAGCGACGACAAACTGGTTGGGCTATTGTTTGCTGGCAGCTCAAACACCACAGTCATAAATCGTATCCAAAATGTATTTCAAGCATTGCAGGTAACATTGCCGTAGCTGATTGTTTTGCTTGGCGCTATTGGATCTATGCGAGGTCACCGTAAATGAGCAAAATCCGTGAAGTGAAGCAAGAGTACGAACGAATCTGGCTGGCAAACAAAAGCGTAGTCGCAGTAGGGATAGGCAACACATCCAAGGGAGAGCCGGGGATTATTATTTCGGTCAAGAAGATAACACTCCAAATACGAGAGCAAATCCCTACCGAAATCGAGGGCGTACCTATCGAAATCCAGGAGACCGGAGAAATCAAGGCCCTTTGATTCCTAAACCAGGACCCATACTGTCCTGAGCACTGCTAACAAGATCATAGATCTTCGATCTTAGATCTATAGTCCCGGCCTAAAGCCGGCTGGCAAAGTCGCACCCTGAGTTTCCTATTTCACTTTTGCGCAAAAGCGAAAAAGAGAGGCCCTGTCAGCACTTAGCAGACGGAAACGGGTTGATTGCTCTGGGTTGAGGGTTTATAATTTGGGTTGGGGCGGGTTTCACCGGGATCCAAAATGGGGAAGAACGTATGAAGAGGGCGAAAACCCGACACGCATTAACAGCCATCTACGCTTTGGTGACGCTTCTTGTTGGGGCAGTTTCGGTGCCAACCGCCTCGGCGGAGGACAAAGAGTACACCCGACCAAAACTTGTGTGGGAGAGGACGTTTGACCAATGGGTTCTTGCTGCAGGCGTGGATAAGGATTGTTACCGTCAGTCAGAACAAAACATTGGTGGGTGCCTGAAGTGGATGACCGCGGGGCGGAACGAACTGCGATGGTTTGTTGAGAACGGCAAACTAGCGCCGGAACCTCTCAAAGGGATGATATTCAGTACGGGCATATCAGCTAACGACAAATATCTTGTGCTTGTTCAGAAAAAAGGGAGCAACGGTCCATGTCACATGGTTTTCGACTGGAATGGGAACAAAATATGGGAAACAGATGAAAAATATCTGTTTCCGTACGTGCGGAACGACGGCTCAGCCGTGTTTCTTCGTAACGCGGTTGGCCTTAAGTCTCTTTACGGATTCAATTCGTACGATGCTCAGGGTTGGTTAACGAATACATACGAGTTTCCGGAAGAGCGTTCCTTCTATTGGGTGGGAGGTTTCGCCATAAGTGACAGTTTCTTCGCTCTGCTAACTGTCCCGCCCGGGGGAGGTTTGGAACTCTGCGTTTTCGACGAGGACGGTCGGGTCGCTTGGAAACAAAAGCGGATCGGGGGATCCGCTCTGAAAGCGCAAGGCACAGGAATGGCGAAGGACTGGGAGCGAGTTACTGTCTCAAATCGGGGTGAAGTGCTTGTACTCGTGGGCTACAATGAGCCATATGGTACGTATGTCTTCATATATGACCATAGAGGGGCCCTCAGAGATACTCTATTGCTTGACCCAACTGGAGCTTCGAAACGCTTGAAAACGTATGGTCGTTTTGCTTTCGTAAGCGCTCAGCAGTCCGGCAAAAACCGGGGTCTGTTTCTGTGTTATGATTTTGAGAACATGGCGGTGAAGTCTCTTCTTCAGGAGGAAGTTGGTTTGAGTTTCGGGAACTTTGATGTCGACTTGGACGCCGGGCTCGTAGCCGTGGCCGTGCATTCCCGTGACAGAGGACATGTCGTGAAGATCTACGACCTGGATGGTGTCTACAAAACCGAAGTGGAGATTGAAGTGGGGTATCGCGACAGATTGTGGCTCAGAATGTTAGTGGGGGCGCTCCTCGTTGCAGAGAAAAACAAGCTGAGGCTGTACGAGATTGATGTGGAATAGGCAGAAGGAAAATTACACATTACGAAACGAAAGTCCCAAAGGGTAAAAAGATCTCACCCTGCCATGCTGTCCTGAGCACTGCTAACGAGATCTTCGATCTTAGATCTGAGATCTTAGATTTCAGAGTCCGAGGCCGTATAACACCACGGAGAGATAAAGGTGATGCCAGATATTCCCGCGCGTCCCCTTGAGGGCAAGGCCAAAGTTTCCGAAACTCGTATCGAGATACACTCCAGCAGTCGGGCATACCCTGAGTCGGTCTGTGGAGAGAAGAGATTCCCCTGATGGAACGGCGTCTGCAATGTAGAGTGAACCTTCCAGGTGAGCATTGACGCGTATCCCCAATAGCGACCTCTCGATAAAGGCCAGCCTTGCTGAGCCTCCGACCTTCCACATCAGTGGTTCGACGAATTCATCTTTAGCATGGCCAGGGAGGTCTTCGGAATCGTGCAGTGTTAGCTGATAGCTCCCGGTGGGGGTGATTCCGCCAAGGCTGTAGCGCTCGTACCAAGGAGTATCGTCAGAATACCAGCTGCCAAACGACCTCAGTGCAAGGGTTGTCGTTATTTTGTTTTGAATCCTCCATCTGAATGGTACTCCAACCATTCTCATTCGGGCTCGGGACCAAGAACTATTTTTCAGGTCAACTTTGGCATCAATGTCTGCTTTCCATCCAGACTCAGGAAACACGATGCGATTCAGATTGTCATACCGAAGCCACGAAACTCCAGTGACCTGGGTCTGCCATTCTTTCGGCTGGTGTATCATGTGCGTTGTAACTTGAGATACCTCAACGCCTGGAGTGAACGCAAAACTCCTATAATAGACAGGAAAAGATAGCCGTCCGCAAATCTCGTAGAATCTCTTGTCGTAGTGTTGTGGTGTGTCCGGCAAACTTGGGAATGTCAACGACATCCAGTGAACATTCACATCAGGTATGGGCAGAAGGGAACGACAGCGTTGGCGACCTGCGCCGAGCCTCTGTCCGCGCGGGAATTCC includes the following:
- a CDS encoding radical SAM protein, which translates into the protein MLVIKEVRAKSILNKSKIFDYCLNPYTGCQHNCKYCYARLFMKRYSGHTEPWGQFVDAKVNAPELLSKQLIRAKRGNVWISSVTDPYQPLEAKFELTRQCLKELVKKQFPVSIQTKSDLVLRDLDLIQELQEIQVGFTIATGDEKIAKVFEPNASTVRQRLDALEKIHSKGIRTFAFVGPILPGNPEKLVESLAGKVDNVLIDKMNYMSSIKGFYHRHNLQHATTPEFFREQKIRLVAELRKRHMKYRVVF